Genomic DNA from Plodia interpunctella isolate USDA-ARS_2022_Savannah chromosome 23, ilPloInte3.2, whole genome shotgun sequence:
TTGGTGATGTGATCGATAAATCTTTGTATTAAGAAGAGCATATTTTAACGAGAGAAATATGATAACAAaggaatttgtaaaataaattaacatatttgttttatttaaaaaaaaaatgtttgattttcttttttcggTTTCGGCTCGCCGCCCCCCATTTATCATATTTCTTCCTGTCTtctcttttctttatttcgtTTCGCGcgcattatatgtatattcgttatatattatatatttactgcaATCATATCCCTGTTATGacagattatattttgtatattaaaatgagATGCCAATTACTCGCTGTTCATGTGTATCTTATTGAGCCATAACCACGGAAAGATCATTAAATGAAGCAATTATTACTCACTCTTTTAATGCCACTCACACCTTCATCTCACAAATCAAGTGTCAAGAATTACATTTtcgaatttttataatttccaatctgtacaaattttcattcattgtGATTCAGAGGAActaataaagataaacaatAAAGTTGACATGAGTACTCATAATTAATGATGTCACGTCTTGtcaaatatatagaaattctATTcgtgtaaaaagtaaaactgCCTACTAATGCCCATTTGAGCGCGCAATTTTGATGTCGTTTGTTGAAATATACGTacccattttaaaattaccattttacaaatactattttataaaattataaattacataaaattacgaTGCAAAGAGTAGTtttgaaagtatattttagtaaaagaaaactcatcatcattattttcctttttgaaataaatgacgAATCGTATACCTTACTCTCTCTATAGCACTACAATACCGGGTATACCTTACTCTCTCTAGCACTTGAAGTAGTAGAGTATTTAGgtcattttcattaattaacaCCGTCATTCTGAGCAGTACACCTAATTACGATTAACATATTCCGATTCTTTATTGCAAGTCATATGTGCATAATATTGCTGGGGGATCGTAGTGGAACAGCAAAAGTGCCTTACTTCATAGAAATAGTGGAATACATCCTTAGTGGAACATCGGGTTTAAAATGTCACAATACTTTCTAATAGCTTTTTGGGCcacatgaaaattttaattattatttttaatcattataatCATTGCATTATTATCCAAAACTTATTCAGAAAAACGTTGATTCTAGAATCTCTCCTTAGACGAGAGCCCCTCAGTTCCATATCTGAATAATCTAAGTGGTCCAGAAATCCTCGGCCGGGGAAGCGACGGGAGTATTAGAACAAATCTAAAGCGCAGAGGATCGTCTAAAGAGATCTATTGTATGATCCAAAATAGGTAACTTACGGCGTGTTTATTCTCACTATCCAAATTAAcactttaaaaatgaaataaaaaatatatcgataaattatattacaccATTTATTGGGGTACATCCTTCCCGTCTTTATACCCCCTGGGGTCGGGGCCATCCCACGGGACTGGGGCCCCGTCTCGCCACACATAGAGGCCGCCAGAGGAGACCTGCAGCGCCAGCCGCAGCGGGTGCTCCGCCGCCCGCGCCGGGGACACGTCGCCGGAGCCCCGCGTCATATCTGACTTCACGTAACCGGGATGCACGCAGTTTACGAAGATGCCTGTTGAGTAAGTTTAGTTTTACAATTCGTACGTAATGGACAATAGTTTTCTCGATTCTGCATAGCTCAGAAATGGaacaatagtaaataaaaaagtaactgGCTTATATATGTGTACGTTCAATTAGAAGTACATTCTTGTTTACTTGTAGTTAGTTGTAGTCAAGAGAGTGTTCCAATCGCTCGGCTGCGTCCTCCGCATGGAATTATAAGGTACTCCGAaggaagtacttactaaatccatggtccTCCGTCATGTTGACGGATAACGCAGAAGAACGTAaatacatggaattagtaggacGGAGTACCTAGTAATTCCAAGCGTAGAAATAACACAACGTCATTGTCAAACCCTATAGAAAACGACGATGCACGCTGGAGCTATACTTCAACGTAGGTACtccgtcgtcgcaacggagcacaacAGAGCAATGGAAACACGctctaaattaataataaaatgtcaatgaGTATTTCCCGAATTGTAGTCAACAGACGctctaaattaataataaaatgtcaaattcCCGAATTGTAGTCAACAACAAATTCAGTTAAATGAAATAGACTTTTAATTTACCTCGCGCTTCCAGTTTGCGCTGTAGCAGAAATGTGTACGCGTTGACCGCAACTTTGGACACCACATAAGGCGAATCACCCCAGCCCTCCTCTATCTCTTTATTTTTCCTCACAGCTTCCAAATATTCTTGTATCGAACTCTTCAAAGCTTCCAACGACAACTCCGGTGACCTGACCCTCCTACGAATCTCTTTAGAAGGTATCCTCGATAAATGCCCAGATGAACTCGAAATGTTAACGATTTTCCCGCCATCTTTCAACAATGGTAACATTGCTTCAGTAAAATTCACCAATGACGTAAAATTAACAAGAATGGTCTGCTCAGCTTGGTATAATTTCGGCTCGTTCgcatcttttaaaaataatattcccgCATTGTTGACGATAATATTAATTCCTACATGcttttcttttacaaaatcCCGAAATTTGGTAATACTTGCTTCATCTGTGACATCTAGCTGGTGGAACAGGGGTCTCAGTCCGAGTTGATTCAATTCTTCACAGGCATTTCGGCCTCTCTTCTCGTCCCTGGACGTCAGATACACAACTCCATCGAATCTTTCACAGAGACCTTTCACGATGGCTAGACCTAGGCCTTTATTAGCCCCAGTGACTACGGCTACTCGGGACATTATCTTCCAAAGTCActaatgtgtaaaaaaataattagtagtATGTAGCTTATCTCTGCTCGAGATAAAGTTAACGCGATGGAGTATttactatttgttttttttttagtttttataatatgattacATAAGTGTTGTTTTAACAAGATTAAAAGTACAATCAACTTAATGCTACCTACTCTGCATGGCTGCTATGCTGCAGTTGCAATATTAATgcttgttgactgtacctaacACATCAATAATGGAAGTGAAGCATTCAGCAGTTCAAAGGAAAACAATATAGATTGATACATGTAACGCCATCTAGAGTTTACCTCAATCAATACGTAATCTATCGAACATTCATGAACAAGCATAGTTTTTATCGCACAAGGCTTTGCTCGTGCGCAGTGGCGACTGGCGCAAGCGAGTATCATAGTGAGCATAGATAACAAAACCCAAGCTACAAGTTACTTCCGAGACCATCGAGACACAACAATGTCACTCTTGCCGGCTGTTTATCAACCATTCGGAGACGAAATAGTCCTCAGATCTATAGATTGGCTGGAAGACTTCCCTTGGAGACAGGAAAATCATATTAGAAGACAGAAAGATAAGTATGAAGTGACTTTGTTGGTAAAGGACTTTGAACCGGAGGACATATCGGTGAGAACAGCTGATGGCTACGTCGTGATTGAATGTAAACATGAGGAAAAGAAGGATGAACATGggtatattagtaggaagatTACGCGAAAGTTTGCCTTACCAGATGATTGTCGAGAAGAGGACGTAGTTTCTACGTTGTCTTCAGAGGGACTACTTACTGTCACTGCCCCGAGGCAGTTGAAACTTAAACGAGACACTGTAATTCCTGTCACACACGATAGCAAAGCGAAGAGTAAGCTATAAGAATAATGcgtttaatttcatattatacGCAATCAAAATAGTTACACGttacattcatattttatttgtgtatgaggaaaaatattgttacaaattgtTTGTGATAAGTTTTTACTGAAGAATGTATGTACAAAAAGTAGATAGGTAGGGGTATATGAAAAAATGGTTTATACCTGTCTCCCTTTTATACTCACATTGCCCACAAAAACTATTGGAATGGTATACTACTTaagtaataaatgtattgcattaactaagtaaataatataatttttgccaAAGTacttcttaatttatttttgttgtaagatatttaaatcaatatacagtaatataatatttgtttttattttttttgcgatAGAGAAcctattagaaataatatctCACGTAATATTTTACGATTCTCTGGGTACATACATAGGAATACATATGTTGGTAGCATATCTGCCAAATCATACATAAAtctaggtacagtcaacactacatcaagttaccctgcatgaaacGCTATGGCGCGGAAATAgtgacgagtttgcaatgaattttggtagTTTGATGTGCTGGtgactgtacctacctatctataGGTTCAGTTTCAAGTGGTTTCAAGGGCCGAACGTTATATGAAAGTACCCTAATAACCACCTAAGGGTCATTAAGTTTTATGTTTCGTCTGTCTGTAGCTGCTTATTAGATGCAATTTGTGAATGTTAATGTGAAAGAAATGTCACGGCTGTCCTAGCAATGCTATTGTTATACCTAACACCTGAGATTACCCGAGATATCCgtgtatatttaaaagaatcaAAGTTTCATATGGACAACATAACATGAACCTAAAAATGACCCGATAAGACCGTCTGAACTTTATCACCGCAAGTACAAAGTTACCAGTTACTGGACCAGCCACGCACTTGACCTACTGACATTGCCTGATTTCGTGGAACACATTCGGGATGCTAACTAGGCACCATTGATTACCAAAATTAGCTTTTGTTATGTTGTATCCAAAccgaaaatagaaaaaagttaTAGGATTTTCGGTAAAAATTTCTCCCAACAAAATTTGTTCGTACCATATAATGAGTTGCATACACATGTAAAACTCTTGGCGACCTCTGTGATGTCGTGATCCTTGGTCAACACGTCCGTCAGCTATCTGGAACTCCTGGTTTTGATTCCCAGCGCAGTGGAATACCTGTGATCActaatatttgtctgcggttatGGGTGAGTTGTGGCCGTTTCtatgtttgtgtccatcgaaCCTGCGATACAAGCTTTGTCCTTactgtgggccgttgagtcaGTTGAgtgttttcatttattattattatgaaataccCCTTTTTTCGTttctatttgttaaaattttcaaatgatATGTTCAATTCCATTTTCCATGTCTGTAGGTTCGGGGACGATGAAAAAACCAGAATGTGCTAATTCTCCTCCCGAGCACTTTGTAAAATGGATAATGAAACTGGAGATTCCTCTCACAGGCAATCCAGGCTAGCAACctatcattatttaatttttattaataagttcGTCATACAGCTAGCTAAACGTGTCTGTCGACTGTGGAATAACGACATGACTCTGTGTAAgcatatgaaataattatgtataattatttcatatggtttcactataatttattacaatgcttagataaactttatattttctaaataaaatcaacaaaaccATTACTCTCCCCATTTGTGTAGGTCGTTAAAGCGTTTATCTTggagacaaatatttattttggagCAGGAATCGAACCCAAGGCCGTGTTGCACCACCGGGTATGTAACTTGTGTCGTTATAATGAAAACTTAACTTGCTTTTCCCTACTGCGTTGCTCGCGTACCTATTTGATTTAGgtataaaacagttttttagGATTCATTTAACTTTAAACAACACGATAACGCCAAAGCGTAATtgtataaagttaaaaaaattcaaaccaTGTTTTTTagtgaataaaaattagataataatttatcgaaAAAATTAGCACTAAGAAAAGAGTTCGTacctacaattttatattcgtaagccaataataataattagtgtACGAAGAAATGTGTAAGTAAACTCTGTTTTCCCTTATAAGTCTTACAATTTTaccatatatttatgatttgagtcatataaattaaaatatactttttaggAAATTACTTTCGTGGTAAAAAACTGTTCTACTTTAGATTTTGGTCTGAACttgtatgaatttatataatacgcGCATTCtaaaagtttcatttttatctaagtatattataaattacaactactattttatatataaatattttatttaaaaagtaaccaAAACTTCAAGCATTATACcctattacattatattataccttGGTATACGTCCATGTacctagatatatttttaaatggtaTCTATACGAACCTACTGGGATCTGTTTGAATGATCCTATGTCCCATTTCCATCAGagaatttgatttaaattaaaacagttttagTTCAAGCAGTGATGTGCGCATGCGCGAAATGTTATCACCAAGTTGACCTGCTATCATTACTTACGAAGACCCTCTCGCGAGTACTCGCTTTGCAACTACCATGGTCACTTATCAGTAAAATCTAAGCGAAAAACGTgggaagttttttttaatttcaagatACATTATGTGACAGTGTCCTTTTTGTAGTGATTCTTATTCgatatttgaaaatgaatttgaaaattgtattattattagtgtTGTGCGGGTTTTTACAGAGTTTTGGAGAAGGTGAGTGACAcaatacataggtacacaATTGTACAAATATTGCTCATATGAAAACCATATTTTCGTGAATCACacagcaaataaatttaaagttacCCTAACTACATGGTGCAgctacttaattaaaattcctgaactattattttttgggTTTGGGAAACATTATTTCTAAGTGAATCTCCTGCCAACATtcttatttgtaatttgtaggTTTCGAATTACACTCGTAAATTGGAAAATAACGATGACATTCGTAAGTAAGTCGCCTTGAGGCAGCCTTGACAGTTCACAGGCAGcgacagcattcccaaagacgATTAACGTCCGATTTTTTTTACGCGGACCCCCTAGGTTTTGAAGAAGCGCACGTCTTTAGCTCGCAAGAGCACGAGATAGAGAAGGCACggcaaaatataataatcagcAAGacggaaatttattttttacaaattgttattatgttaattatcCTGTATACCTATGTTTGAGAGACTAGAGAGGTTTAGCTATGTAGTACGATTCGATTGTACCTAATCAGATATTCTTTAACCTGACGCAATCGACTGATATTTTGTTCACATAATACACTCATTCATGCTTTTCACTACCGGTTTCGAGGAAAAACTGAAGAAGACAGAAAACAGAAAATACTctgttgtaataaataaataaataaataaataaataaataaataaataaataaataaataaataaataaataaataaataaataaataaataaataaataaataaataaataaataaataaataaatgggtaactcaatcctactaatattataaatgctaaagtttgtgaggatgtaggtatgtgtgtatgttttgttactctttcacgcaaaatctactgcaccgattgttatgaaatttgatacacgggtagaaatataacctggaataacacataagggtactttttatcccgaaattcccacgggagcgaagcctctgggcgcagctagtatctacatatttaaaatactagttgcgcccctGGGCCCGGggaatttcaagataaaaagtagcgtaggtatgtgttattcctggTTACATTCTACcgtgtattaaatttcataacaatcggtccaatatattttgcgtaaaagagtaataaacatacatacatcctcacaaactttcgcatttataatattagtaggatgtggtatatgtataagtaagtAACCTAATTATCTATAGAAACATCGTCTTTTGTTATCTGTCTGAAGGATGCAAGACTAAAGAGCCTAAAGTTCCGttcaagattttttgaatatagaataagcaactaaataaaagaaaaaaaaaattaaaatattaattcgaaAAATTGCGTTCGCAATCAATTAAATCATCCCTTGCTCGTGTAGTTTTAAATCCGGTGACTTGTGGGGTGACCTGTTTGAACCCATACTGCGTCCGGATCGAATGTCGGGGCTAATCGACACTGATTATGTTCTTAGAACTAAGTTACAGCTAAGCTATAGTAGATTGTTTAAAACGTTTCTGTGCGAATATGAAACTTTTTGggaagacaaaaaataactgaaattcTATGTTTCAATcgttatttcaattattgcTTATGGAAGAGATACTGAGAAAATCTgattctctttctctcattttTGCGTATTCCCGGTTACATTTGGAGCTATAACGCCCCAAGGTtagcataaaaaaaactgccatagatttggctatgattttacaaacgGCGGCCGCCCGCCTGACGTCGACTCTTTGGGAATCCTAtttttgcctatcagctgttaaggctatTTATTGACTATGGTGATCTTATTCTAGGGTGGAACCACGCCCCATAATTGGGAATTTAGAGTTCATAATGAGAAAATGATTATAAACTCTGAATTCCCTATTTAAAACATGGTGATGAAGAGTTTTCGTCCTGTGCTGAGTCATTGGGAAAACAATGTTATGCTGTATGTATCGTATGGCAGgagttttacatttacaataaatcTAGTCCTCTCCTCTGTTTCATCTGCGCGCATTCCCGTACCGTTTTCTACATCGTCCATAATATAACGAGGGAACCAACTTTCTTCAAATTCCAGAatgaatgtcaaaaatttcaaacatctcaaattaactgaaataaatcTGGGTTAACAATCTATTATCGTAATGACTTTGGTGCataattgtcaaaaaataagCTAGGTTTGTCCTGGTTCTACTTCACTTCTACAAAAAATCTTGGACTGCTTGGACAGGTCGTAGTGATTCAAAATAGAGGCAAATCGAGTCTAGATGGGAAAATAGGATACAATCAGAGGTACTTCGTGAGTGGAGGTCGTAGATTATcgctaataatttaaacatatatataataaatagttaacaAGACTAGAACGTATTTCGCCGGTAGGATTGTACATaagagtatttatttacatctacATGTATCTACCTACAGTGGTGGATAtttatgccgcggtaatagggGCGAATTTATAATTGATTTGGATAGCTTGGTATGAGTTGTCAACGTTACATGAATTAGTagcgtacctactaattccatgcttatAACTACACCGTAAAAACACGCAAAAACCTACTTAGAATAGCTGTAATTGACTTTGTTTATGGTCGTCAAACTGTTCCTGCTAGAATCACTGTATTTCAACTAATTTTCACGTTTTTAGTTCGTTTAACATGAGTGGGTtgcaacatacatatatagggtACTTACTAACATACCTGtaaacaactttttattttaatctcgagaagttttttattatgtatctttatttatttagccaACTTTATCGACAGGATGTTTATGTTATTGAATCGCTTGCGACAGATCtaattaagtatgtttatATCATTGGTTTCTTATGAAGTCGCATCtggattttttattagacGCTTTACGCAATGCTTACCATAGATAATAAACTAGTAGATATGTATCCTGTACGTCTAGTTTAGTTTTTAGGACATTCACAGTGTGGTTGCGGCGGATGGTTCCCGTCCTTcaataggaccacttcataACGTCCCGTGAAAGTAGTACGAGGCTACTAATGGACATAGGGTAAT
This window encodes:
- the LOC128680101 gene encoding carbonyl reductase [NADPH] 3-like — its product is MSRVAVVTGANKGLGLAIVKGLCERFDGVVYLTSRDEKRGRNACEELNQLGLRPLFHQLDVTDEASITKFRDFVKEKHVGINIIVNNAGILFLKDANEPKLYQAEQTILVNFTSLVNFTEAMLPLLKDGGKIVNISSSSGHLSRIPSKEIRRRVRSPELSLEALKSSIQEYLEAVRKNKEIEEGWGDSPYVVSKVAVNAYTFLLQRKLEARGIFVNCVHPGYVKSDMTRGSGDVSPARAAEHPLRLALQVSSGGLYVWRDGAPVPWDGPDPRGYKDGKDVPQ